TATACTGGAGACGGTCTCTCGTGAACTAAAAAAGTTTCAAAGTAGACTGGGGACTATCCCgtcgaaaaaaagaagaaaaaaaacttcttagacgggggacagtcccccaTCCAAAAAAGAAAACTTCTTAGACGGGGGACAGTCTCCGTCCAAAGAAAAAAAcgcaaaaaaaattcttaacgggggactgtcccccgtttACTCCTAAAAAGTCCAAGTTTTTTTGACGGGTGATAGTCCCCCGTAAAGTGAAACACTCCCAACCACTCGTTCATATGAGCTAGTGGTTGAACGTTTTTGGGAGAAAATGGGTTAAAGCCTACCCATTGGAGACCCTAATTAGCTGGTAAGTGGTTCATATTTAGAGTCGGATTTCAAGTACTGTTTTACACTTTTACTCATCAATCACTATTCCAGAGGGTCCATAAAAAAATTACTAGAGAGCATTTTCTTTTTTAGGGGTTGGAATTTTTGCAGGTCTTCTCAAACTCACAAATATACTTCTTCTATAATCCTAAATCTAACTCCATGGCAGAATGGAGGCGGCCTGGGTGGATATGCAGTTGCTCCAGCAAAGCTAACAGTAAAAAGGCCTAAAGAAGTGTCAGCTGTTGAAGGCGCTGATCTACCCTAGCAGGACTTACTGCACTACATGTCTTAACCATTCACGGTTCCCTTGAAGTCAGAGGTGAGGGAAGGCAGCTAATGTTTTAGTCGTAGCAGCCTCAGGTGGAGTACGTCATTACCTAGTTCAATTAGCAAAGCATGGAAATAATCATGGGACTGCTACCTGTGGAGCTCGAAACATCGATCTTGTAAATAGTTTGGGTGCAGATGAAGTTCTAGACTATACTACAGAAGATGGTAAAATGTTGACGAGTCCATCAGGGTGCAAGTATAAACTGTGCATCTTAACCCTGATGGTAAGACGATGACGAAGTCGTTAAAGAAGGAAAGTTGACGACAGTAATCGACTGTCCACTTGCAGAGGCAGAACAAGCTTCGGCTAAGATGATGGGAGGTCATGCTACTGGGAAGATCGTTGTAGAACCATAAAATACAATACATTAAACAATGCAAGACATTCAAGCTGAAAACCATGGAAAACAAAGCAAAAAAGAACTGCGGACATTTAGCGTTAACCAGTGAAACATCTGTGCCATAATTATTTTTTCTTCAACATCATAGAAGTGGAACAACTTCTAAGACATGCTGCTCTGAAATAATACCGCAACGAAAATTAAAGGATTCAAGAAGCACAAGCACTCAGACTGTACTTAATGACCAAAGTTGGAACTACATTACCAAGCATTCACTTTTAAGGCCATGAATCCAGAGAGGGTCTATTACAAAACACCAACATAAAAATCCAGACACAAAATAGATACTGTTTTAGCTATTGTAGAAtccaaaaagaaggaaaaaaaattactacATCCTTCATGTGTATCACATACTTCTGTACTTGTTACTACTTGTTCATTACTCATTCATCACAGGCTTATTCTCGTTGGCCTTTGGTCTCTGCTGTTTAGGCTGGTCTTCCATTCTCCTGGAAAGTAAGAAGAAATTACAATTTGCAATCAGAACAAGATGTATGAACCAAAATGAACACTGATAGTTTATGTAGTTTAACAATGTTTTCCAACCATGCTTTTCTAATTCTTAATCACTACACAAAGGAAGTACTTTTACCAAGGTTTCAAAAAGCGAAAACGAAAAGCGAAGATAAACCAACATAAAACCAAAGGAAGTACACAAAGGAAATACTTATAAATATATATGTGAAACTTCCtaacataaaaccaaaaaccaacatAATAAACCAAAAACTCCCTTATGCGTCTTTCCTAAGTGACTTTTGAACCTAGTAACCCACTAACCCCTCCTGAAATTTCCTGTCAGAGAACTTGCACTGCACATAGAAAACATGTCTTCCTACAATAATTGGATTCAACTTCAGTACCACATTTCCAAGCTGCATATTTATTTGTGGATTTGTTAGCTTGGGTAGGCTGGCTAGCCATTGCAAATCAGAACAATAGAAGTGTAGAAtagcagaagaagaaaaggaagagaaACAAAAGGAAGAAGTTGTCGAATTGTAGATAAACGTTGGGAGTCTCTAAACAATCAGGCTTGTTGAGATTTTATACTAGGGCTTGTAAAAAGCAAACTTCTAGACCTATATTTTAGGCTTTAAACCCTTTTTTCTCTTAAATATATTGACCTGATACTAACGCGCAGGTAGTGAAGCGCCAAAAAGCGTACTCGCTTCAAAACGTTTTTTGACACACTGACTTATACTAATTAGACAAAGCTGGCCTGATAAGGTTATAAGGAAATCGAAATGCAGCCTTGCCATATTGAAACTCAGAGAGTTTGTTAGTTTCTGTAGGATTCTAGGTCTTTGTTAGAAATCTGAGGGTTGAGCTGGTTTGTCCTTATGTTCTGTTTTAAGTTTTAGTATGGGTTCCAAGTAGGAGTCTTCTGTTGATGAGTTTTAGATGGTGTTAAAGGCTTGTTTGTATTCTGTTGTTTCCAATAAATGCTATGTTTCTTTGGCAAACATAAAAATTTGAAACTTAGAACCAAGCAAGAAACAACAGCCAAACACAAGGAAAATTTTACCAAAATATGTGGGTTGGAACTGTAACTACATAATTAGGTGCTCTCTATTCCACAGAGCTGAAGACCTACATTATTGGATGCTCGGTAGCAATTTCTGAAGAAGGAAGGTTTACTGCTTAGAGATAAGTCGCTCTGACCCTAAAAATTTAATCACTATATTTATGCATGATGCAAAACATAAAATCCTTCACAAGAAAAAGGTAGCAACTAAAATTAGGGATTATTGTTAAAAATCAAGATCCAAACATAAAGCTAAAAAAACAACATGTATAATTTCTGTAATTTCAATAATAATAAGAAAGacaatccaaaaagaaaatcataaaaatggaaccCTAATACGAAGAGATTGGAGAAAAGTAAAGAGGGGATACATATACAACCTTTTATCCGCTCCTCCTTTCTGGCTGAGGAAGGATCTGAAGAGAGGTGAATACACGTCGTAAATCATCTTTCTCGGTTATGTTGTTCGGCTGTTGCTGTTtttgcagaaaccctaaaatctcaATTTACTCTCCAGAAGCTTCAGTGGTTGTGAAGGGGGTAT
This genomic stretch from Papaver somniferum cultivar HN1 chromosome 5, ASM357369v1, whole genome shotgun sequence harbors:
- the LOC113284400 gene encoding wound-induced basic protein-like, which produces MIYDVYSPLFRSFLSQKGGADKRRMEDQPKQQRPKANENKPVMNE